CAAATTGTTCTGCGTAGGCCTTGCTTAAACGGTGAAATGTTCCGGTGTATACTTTACTTGCTTTCACTGGGCCGATATCCGGTAATTTGTCCCATATTTTCGGTTTTCCTGATGCAATAATAATCAGGTTTGTTTTATTGGATATTCCCACATCATCACTCTTCCTTGTCTCTCTTCGGTATCTTTTTCTTCGATATGTACGAAATGATTATGTTTTAATACTTGGATAGATGCGCCATTTTGCTCGTAGCTTCTGGCAAAAATACGGTTGATTTCAGGCTGTTCTTTTAGCCAAGCAATCATCTCTATCAGTGCTTCGGACATATAGCCTTTATTTTGGTAGTCTGGCACAATACTGTAGCCGATTTCTATTTCGCCAGTTTCATCTGGATTCCCTTGCCCACCAATTTCGCCGATAATCTTATTTTCTTGTTTTAAAACGACTAATCGCGTCCATTTGATCATTCTATCGTCTTTTTTCACATTTTCTAACACATATGGTAAATAAAAAAAGAAATCAATTCCAGGCCAATCAGGCGACACGTGGTAGCCACTGGCTTTTTCTAATGCTTCTGTCCCATTGATTGTTGCTTGAATCATTTCCAGTGTGTAGTTAATTAAAATTAAGCGGTCTGTTTCTAAATTATCCACAACCAAAACCCGGCTTTCCTACGAATTTATTACTTTCAATTTAGCAGAATTGGGTAGAGGAACGCAACTAATCTGTGATTTTTTATCCAAATTATTATTTAAATGGTGGAGAACTATAAAAATAAAACTATTCTGACTATATACTTGACCTTTCATTTTTGAATGCGCTTCCATGTTAGTTATAGTCCAAATATAAGACCAGGTACTAATTCCAGTTAAAAGTGCAAGTTGCTTGAATTGTGCAAACAGACGGAAAACTTTCAAAATAACAATTGACAATCGCATGGCAACCATATATATTAAATACTAACATAACATTTCTTGATATTAATTTTTTCAAAAATGTGCGACTAATCGAAAAATAAAACCATTTAACGAAGGGGATAATGACTTATGAAAACGACTAAATCGGTCATTACAATTTTATTACTCTAGAAGGACTTTGAGCACTGTAGAAATTTACAGTAGTTTGAGTCCTGTTTACGTTAAATGGGATTCTGGCAAAGCATCCCATTGTTTTCATCATTGGGGTGCTTTTTATTTAGCCGGATTTCGGGTTTTCGAGCATTAAAAAGCGATTATCAAGCAAGCAGAACTTAATCATATATATTAATGCCGCGCTATTTAGTGAATTCTAAAAATTCAGTGTCGGCAAACAATTCTTAATTAGAAATGGGGTAAAGTCATATGCGTAGTGACAAAATAAAAAAAGGTGTCGAACAAGCTCCAGCAAGAAGTTTGCTGCATGCTACAGGTCAAATTAAAAGTCCAGGTGATATGGATAAACCATTTATCGCTATTTGTAACTCCTACATTGATATCGTTCCTGGTCATGTGCATTTGCGAGAACTTGCAGATGTGGCGAAAGAAGCCATTAGAGAGGCTGGCGGTATCCCATTTGAATTTAATACGATTGGTGTAGATGATGGCATTGCGATGGGACATATCGGTATGCGCTACTCCCTTCCCTCTCGTGAAGTTATCGCGGATGCAGCGGAAACAGTAATCAACGCGCACTGGTTTGACGGGGTTTTCTACATCCCAAACTGTGACAAAATCACACCGGGTATGCTTCTCGCTTCGGTTCGTACAAACGTCCCCGCTATCTTCTGTTCAGGTGGTCCGATGAAAGCTGGATTGTCTGCTCACGGAAAAGCGCTCACTCTTTCTTCTGTTTTTGAAGCAGTTGGTGCCTTTAAAGATGGCAGCATGTCCCAAGAAGATTTCCTTGATATGGAAGCTAATGCGTGTCCGACTTGTGGTTCTTGCGCCGGCATGTTTACAGCGAATTCGATGAACTGTTTAATGGAAATCCTTGGTATGGCTGTTCCCGGAAATGGTACAACACTTGCCGTTTCTGATGCACGCCGCGACCTTATTAGAGAATCTGCTTTTCATTTAATGGATTTAGTGAAAAAAGATATTCGTCCTCGTGACATTATTACAAAAGATGCGATTGATGATGCTTTCGCGCTGGATATGGCAATGGGTGGTTCAACAAATACCGTTTTACATACACTTGCCCTTGCAAACGAAGCCGGTATTGAAGATTACGATTTGGAACGTATCAATGATATCGCCAAACGTGTTCCCTACCTTTCCAAAATTGCACCGTCCTCTTCCTACTCGATGCATGACGTTCATGAAGCTGGCGGCGTTTCTGCCATCGTTAAAGAGCTTGTTGACCTTGGTGGCGCAATCCATCCAGACCGTATCACCGTTACTGGAAAAACGATTCGTGAAAACGTAGCTGATGCAAAAATTAATAATACCGATGTTATCCATCCGAAAGAAAATCCGTATAGCCCAGTTGGCGGACTTTCGATGTTATTCGGAAATATCGCACCAAAAGGAGCTGCTATCAAAGTTGGCGGCGTAGATCCTTCCGTACAAGTTTTCAAAGGAGAAGCAATTTGCTTTAGTTCTCATGATGAGGCGGTGGAAGCGATTGATAACCATACCGTTCGCGAGGGGCATGTAGTTGTTATTCGCTACGAAGGTCCAAAAGGCGGTCCGGGAATGCCAGAGATGCTGGCGCCAACTTCTAGTATTGTTGGACGTGGATTAGGAAAAGATGTTGCTTTGATTACAGATGGCCGTTTCTCCGGAGCTACTCGCGGTATCGCAGTTGGGCATATTTCTCCAGAAGCTGCAGCAGGCGGTCCGATTGCACTCGTTCATGACGGCGATATCATTACGATTGATTTGCCAAATCGGACGCTCAATGTAGACGTTCCTGATGAGGTTTTAGAAGAACGAAGAAAAGAATTACCAAAATTTAAAGCTAAAGTAAAAACTGGTTATCTTGCAAGATATACTGCGCTTGTAACTAGCGCCCATACTGGTGGTATTTTGCAAATTCCAGAAGATTTAATCGACTAAAAAAAGAGGTGATAAGCGTGATTGATACGACGAAGACAAATGAAAAAGCGACAAAAAAGCAAAATAAAAGTGGTGCGGAACTATTAATTGACTCCTTGAAAAAGCAACAAGTCGAGATGATTTTTGGTTATCCGGGTGGCGCGGTTCTCCCTCTCTATGATGCTTTTTATGACTGCGATATCCCGCATATTCTAACACGACACGAGCAAGGAGCGATTCATGCTGCGGAAGGTTATGCTCGCGTTACTGGGAAACCTGGTGTTGTGGTTGTAACGAGTGGACCTGGGGCGACCAATGTATTAACTGGTATTGCGGATGCGATGAGTGATTCGATTCCATTAGTAATTTTCACTGGGCAAGTTCATACGCCTGGTATCGGAAAAGATGCTTTCCAAGAAGCCGATATGATTGGGCTAACGATCCCCATTACGAAATACAATTACCAAGTGCGCGATGTTCGTGACTTACCAAAAATCGTCAATGAAGCTTTCCATATCGCAAGTACTGGTCGTAAAGGTCCTGTTGTCGTGGATATTCCAAAAGACATGGGGATTATCCAAACAGAGTCTGTCCGACCAGATACGATTGATTTGCCGGGTTATCAACCGACTTATTCACCAAATCCACTTCAACTTGAAAAACTAATGCAATCTCTTTCCGCCGCAAGTAAGCCACTAATACTTGCCGGAGCTGGCGTCAATCATGCGAGAGCTACAGCTGAATTACTAGAATTCGCTGAACGCTATCAAATTCCTATCGTGAATACACTGCTTGGTCTGGGAAGTTTCCCGCAAAGCCATGATTTATTCCTTGGTATGGGTGGTATGCACGGTTCTTATGCGGCCAATATGGCGCTAACGGATTGCGACTTGCTGATTAATTTTGGCTCCAGATTCGACGACCGGCTTGCAAGCGCGCCGAAAGAATTTGCCACGAAAGCAACCATTGCTCATATCGATATTGATCCTGCTGAAATCGGCAAAATTATCGAAACGCAAATTCCGATTGTGGCGGATATCAATGAAACCCTTACGCAACTTCTGCAAATGGAACTTCCGGTTCATCCGGATACATCCCATTGGTACAAATTAAATATGACGCGCAAAAACCGTCATCCTTTTAATTTTGATAGAACGAAAAAAGCGGAAATTAAACCACAGCGTGTCATTGAGCTAATTGGTGAAATTACGCAAGGTGAAGCGCTTGTTTCTACCGATGTTGGACAGCATCAAATGTGGGCAGCGCAGTTTTATCCATTCCAATTCGATCATCAAATTATTACGAGTGGCGGTCTTGGCACAATGGGCTTTGGCTTCCCGGCAGCCGTTGGGGCGCAACTTGCTTTCCCAGATAAAACGGTGGTTGCAATTGTTGGCGACGGTGGTTTCCAAATGACTAACCAAGAACTAGCAATTTTAAACGATTATCAAATCAATGTAAAAACGGTGATTATCAATAACGGTTCGCTCGGCATGGTTCGTCAGTGGCAAGAAAAATTCCACGGCGAAAGATATTCCCATTCGATTTTCACGAGCCAACCAGATTTTGTCAAACTATCTGAGGCTTATGGTGTCAAAGGTGTTCGCCTGACGAATCCGGAAACACTGGAAAAAGATTTGAGAAAAGCGTTCGCTCACCCTGGGCCGATCGTAATTGACGTTCATGTAGCAAAAGACGAACTAGTACTTCCAATGGTTCCAAGCGGCAAACCAAATCACCAAATGGAAGGGGTGGAATAAATGCGCCGAATCATTACCGCTACAGTTAACAACTCTTCTGGCGTATTAAATCGTATCACTGGGGTTATCTCCAGACGCCAATACAATATTGATAGCATCTCTGTCGGCTGGACCGAAATCCCAAATGTTTCCCGGATTACCATCGTCGTCCATGTCGATTCCTTATACGAAATCGAACAAGTAACCAAACAGCTCAACAAACAAATCGATGTGCTCAAAGTGAGCGATATTACTGACGATGCGCACATCGAACGCGAACTCGCTTTACTGAAAATCAACTCCCCCGCTGCCTTACGCTCCGAGCTAAACGCAGTCATCGAACCATTTCGCGCAACCGTCATTGATGTCGGCACGAAAAATGTTGTCATCCAAGTAACTGGTACAAGCGAAAAAATTGATGCTTTCGTTGACACCGTTCGCCCGTATGGCATTAAGCAAATGGCAAGAACTGGCGTAACTGGCTTTACAAGAAGCCCTAAAAAAATGGGTTGAAATCATTTACTACAGAGCAATTCGTTGCTTTGCTAGCATCAGAACAGCACATCGCTATTCTGAAATATAAAAAGAAACTAGTTGGAGGTTAGGAAAAATGACAAAAGTTTATTATGAAGATGCAGTAAAAAACAACGCACTAGAAGGTAAAACAGTAGCAGTAATCGGGTACGGTTCGCAAGGTCACGCACATTCTCAAAATCTACGTGACAATGGCAATAACGTTATTATCGGCATTCGCGAAGGAAAATCTGCCGAATCTGCAAGAAATGATGGCTTTGACGTTTATTCTGTTAGCGAAGCCGCTGATAAAGCTGATGTTATCATGATTCTTTTGCCAGATGAAACACAAGGCGAAACATACGAAAATGAAATTAAACCTAACCTAAAAGCTGGCAATGCACTTGTTTTCGCTCACGGTTTTAACATTCATTTTGACGTAATTAATCCTCCAAGCGATGTAGATGTTTTCCTAGTAGCTCCAAAAGGTCCTGGTCACTTAGTTCGCCGTACATTTGTTGAAGGTGGCGCAGTTCCTTCCCTATTCGCAATCTACCAAGATGCAACTGGAAACGCACGTGACACAGCCCTTTCTTATGCAAAAGGTATTGGCGCAACTCGCGCTGGCGTTATCGAAACCACTTTCAAAGAAGAAACCGAAACCGATCTATTCGGCGAACAAGCAGTTCTTTGCGGGGGCGCGACTCACCTTATCCAAGCTGGGTTTGAAACACTTGTAGAAGCTGGCTACCAACCAGAACTCGCTTATTTTGAAGTATTACACGAAATGAAACTGATTGTTGATTTGATGTATGAAGGCGGCATGGAAAAAATGCGCCACTCGATCTCTAATACAGCAGAATATGGTGATTATGTTTCCGGTCCTCGTGTTGTTACAGCTGATACGAAAAAAGCAATGAAAGAAGTACTTACCGACATTCAAAATGGTAACTTTGCTAAATCTTTCATCGACGACAACAAAAACGGCTTTAAAGAGTTCCATAGAATGCGCAAAGAACAACAAGGTCATCAAATCGAAAAAGTTGGCGCGGAACTTCGCGAAATGATGCCATTTGTCAAACCACAACATTAATACTTAATTCGGATTGCTAGGCGAGTTTTTCGCCTAGCAACCGTTTATCCTTTTTCAATATGAGTTTAAGGTAGAACGCGTTTCTTTCTTAAACTGATACTGAAAGCAGGAAAAATCCAAGCTTCCCTATCTAATATAAAACAAGAGGTGAAATCGAATGAAGAAAATCCAGTTTTTTGATACGACACTTAGAGATGGCGAACAAACCCCTGGAGTTAATTTTGACGTAAAGGAGAAAATCCAGATTGCCTTACAACTCGAAAAACTTGGAATTGATGTGATTGAAGCCGGCTTTCCGATTTCTTCTCCTGGAGATTTTGAATGCGTCAAGGCCATTGCAAAAGCGATTAAACATTGTTCTGTAACAGGGCTAGCGCGCTGTGTTGAAGGAGATATCGACCGCGCGGAAGAAGCGCTTAAAGACGCTGTTTCCCCGCAAATACATATCTTCTTAGCAACGAGCGATGTGCATATGGAATACAAATTAAAAATGAGTCGGGCGGAAGTTCTTGCTTCCATTAAACACCACATTAGTTATGCAAGACAAAAATTCGAAGTAGTACAGTTTTCACCAGAAGATGCAACTCGGTCAGATCGTGCTTTTCTAATTGAGGCCGTTCAAACAGCAATTGATGCCGGAGCAACTGTCATCAACATTCCGGACACGGTCGGATATACTAACCCAACCGAATTCGGACAGCTATTCCAAGACTTACGCCGCGAAATAAAGCAGTTTGATGATATTATTTTCGCTTCCCATTGTCATGATGACCTTGGTATGGCGACGGCGAATGCACTTGCTGCAATCGAAAATGGCGCAAGACGCGTTGAAGGTACGATTAATGGGATTGGCGAACGCGCTGGGAATACGGCGCTGGAAGAAGTTGCGGTCGCGCTGCATATTCGCAAAGATTTTTATCAAGCAGAAACAAATATCGTGTTGAACCAATTTAAAAATTCTAGTGATCTGATTAGTCGTTTGTCGGGTATGCCTGTTCCGCGTAATAAAGCCGTAATTGGTGGTAATGCTTACGCGCACGAGTCCGGTATTCATCAAGATGGCGTACTGAAAAACCCAGACACGTACGAAATCATCACCCCTGCCCTTGTCGGCGTGGATAAAAACTCGCTTCCTCTTGGCAAACTTTCTGGTAAACATGCCTTCAACACGCGCATGGAAGAAATGGGCTACACACTAACCGAACAAGAACAAAAAGATGCCTTTAAACGTTTCAAACAACTAGCAGATGCGAAAAAAGAAGTAACTGAAGAAGACTTGCACGCGTTAATTCTCGGCCAATCTTCCGAGTCTGCCGATGATTTCGAACTAAAACACCTGCAAGTTCAATACGTTACTGGCGGCGTCCAAGGTGCGATTGTTCGCATTGAAGAACGTGATGGCGCTCTAATAGAAGACGCAGCAACTGGTTCAGGTAGCATTGAAGCGATTTACAACACAATTAATCGCCTAATGAAACAAGACATCGAATTAACCGATTATCGTATCCAAGCAATAACTGCCGGCCAAGATGCCCAAGCAGAAGTCCATGTCGTCATTAAAAATGACAAAGGCGCTGAGTTCCATGGTATCGGTATTGATTTTGACGTTTTAACAGCTAGTGCTAAAGCTTATTTGCAAGCATCGGGCAAAAGCAAAACCGCCAGTAAGCAAGCTGATTTCGAGGAGGTAAAGTAACGTGACCTATAAAATTACTTCCTTAGCTGGCGACGGAATTGGTCCAGAAATTATGACTTCTGGACTTCAAGTATTAGAGGCAGTCGCAAAAAAATACAACCATACGTTTGAAATTGAATCCCATCCTTTTGGAGGCGCAGGAATTGACGCAGCTCACGACCCAATCCCCCCTTCCACCTTAAAAGCGTGCCAAGATGCCGACGCGATTTTACTCGGGGCAATTGGTGGTCCTAAATGGGATAACGCACCGAAACGTCCCGAAGATGGCCTACTTGCACTTCGAAAAGCGCTTGGTCTTTTCGCCAACATTCGCCCTATCCAAGTCCCAAGCTCCATCACGCACCTTTCTCCTTTAAAAAAGGAAATTGTTGAGAACACTGATTTTGTCGTTGTTCGTGAGTTGACTGGTGGACTTTACTTTGGGGAACCAAAACATTGGGATGAGTCAGCGGCAGTTGATTCTTTAACATATACCCGTGCAGAAATCGAGCGAATTATTGAGAAAGCTTTCGAAATAGCTGCGACGAGAAATAAAAAAGTTACTTCTGTGGATAAAGCGAATGTGCTAGCTTCTAGTAAACTATGGCGAAAAATTGCTGAAGAAGTGGCAAGTCGTCACCCAGATATCACACTAGAACATCTATACATTGATGCTGCGGCAATGCTTATGATTCAACGACCAACGACATTTGATGTTATCGTGACGGAAAACTTATTTGGCGATATTTTAAGCGATGAAGCGTCTGTCATTACTGGCTCACTTGGAATGCTCCCTTCTGCTAGCCATGCGGAAAACGGACCATCTTTATACGAACCAATTCACGGATCTGCGCCAGATATCGCTAAACAAAACATCGCGAATCCAATGTCTATGATATCTTCTGTATCCATGATGCTCCGTCAATCCTTCTCTCTTTTTGAAGAAGCGGATGCGATTGATGCGGCAACAGCAAAAACGATGCAAGCTGGATTTTTAACTGCTGACCTTGGTGGCAATACTTCCACAACAGACTTTACAAATGAAGTTCTAAAACAAATTGAAGGAGGAGAATAAAATGGGGAAAACACTTTTTGATAAACTTTGGAACCGTCATGTCATTTATGGCAAAGAAGGTGAACCGCAATTATTATACGTTGATCTTCATTTGATTCATGAAGTTACTTCTCCTCAAGCGTTTGAAGGACTGAGAATGGAAAATCGACCACTGCGCAGACCAGATAAAACGTTCGCGACAATGGATCACAATGTTCCTACTGAAGATATTTTCAACATTCAAGACCTTGTTGCTAAAAAGCAAATCGAAGCACTGCAAACTAATTGCGCGGAATTTGGTGTGACGCTGGCTGATATGGGTAGTGATCGCCAAGGAATCGTGCATATGGTTGGACCGGAAACTGGGCTAACACAACCTGGAAAAGTGATTGTTTGTGGGGATTCTCATACGGCGACACATGGTGCTTTCGGAGCGATTGGTTTTGGGATTGGCTCTAGTGAAGTGGAGCATGTTTTTGCCACTCAAACAATTTGGCAACAAAAGCCAAAATCAATGGGCATTGAAATTAACGGCAAACTTCCAAAAGGTGTCTATGCGAAAGATATTATTTTGCATTTGATTGCCACGTATGGCGTTGCATTTGGAACTGGTTATGCGGTCGAATACTACGGCGATACCATTCGTAATATGTCGATGGAAGAACGGATGACAATTTGCAATATGGCGATTGAAGGTGGCGCAAAAATGGGCATGATGGCGCCAGATGAAACTACTTTTGAATATGTGCGCGGTCGTGAATATGCTCCAGCTGATATGGATAAAGCAATTAGCGACTGGAAAACGCTCCAGACTGATCCAGATGCAGAATACGACCTTCATATCCAAATGGATGCGAGTATTTTGGAACCATATGTCACTTGGGGAACGAACCCCGAAATGGGTGTTCCTTTTTCGAAAGCATTTCCGGAAATTAAAGATATGAACTATGAGCGTGCTTATGAATATATGGGGCTAAAACCTGGTCAAACTGCGGAACAAATCGAGCTTGGCTATGTGTTTATTGGTTCTTGTACGAATGCCAGACTTTCTGACTTAGAAGAAGCCGCTCGTATCGTCAAAGGAAACAAAGTAAAAAATAATATTCGCGCACTCGTTGTCCCTGGTTCTCGCCAAGTTCGTAATGCGGCAGAATCCATCGGGCTAGATAAAATTTTTATAGAAGCTGGTTTTGAATGGCGCGAACCCGGTTGTTCAATGTGTCTAGGAATGAATCCCGACCAAGTACCGGACGGCGTTCACTGTGCCTCTACTTCGAATCGTAATTTTGAAGGACGGCAAGGCAAAGGGGCTCGTACCCATCTTGTTTCACCAGCAATGGCTGCAGCTGCCGCAATCAACGGGCACTTTATTGATATTCGAAAGGAGGCGGTTATCAGTGGAGGAAATTAAAGTACACATTGGAAAAACAGTGGCGCTAATGAACGACAATATTGATACCGATCAAATCATTCCAAAAAGTTTCTTAAAACGAATTGAACGCACTGGTTTTGGCGAATTTCTCTTTGATAGTTGGCGTTACCTGCCGAATCGTAAACCGAATCCGGATTTCCCGCTCAATGCTCCGGACCGCCAAGAAGCGACTATTTTGATTACTGGAGATAATTTTGGTTGTGGGTCTTCCAGAGAACATGCTGCTTGGGCGCTACTCGACTACCGTTTCCGTGTGATTATCGCTGGTAGTTATAGTGATATATTTTATATGAATTGTACCAAAAATGGTGTACTCCCTATCGTTCTTCCTAGAGAGGCACGTGAAAAATTAGCGCAAATTGCAGCCGAAGAGAATGTGACCATTGACTTACCAAACCAGCAAGTTATCAGTTCAGTTGGCACCTACCCTTTTGAGATTGATGCTACGTGGAAAAATAAATTTATTAATGGACTGGATGATATCGCCATTACATTTGAACATATTGATGCGATTAAAGCCTATGAACAAAAAGTGGATTCAATATAAGAAAAGGTAGTGAGGATGATGGAATTAGTTGACTTATTAGTAACAGAAGAAGATGTCGAAAAGGCCTATGAAGTCTTAAAGTCGGTCGTCAAGCATACACCACTAGAATATGATTTTTATCTTTCGGAAAAATATCATTGTAATGTCTATCTGAAACGCGAAGATTTGCAAAGAGTGCGTTCTTTTAAATTACGTGGTGCTTTTTATGCTATTTCCCGTCTATCAGCTGAGCAGTTAGAAAAAGGTGTCGTCTGCGCAAGTGCTGGAAACCATGCACAAGGAGTCGCTTATACGTGCAAACGAATGACGGTTCCTGCAACGATTTTCATGCCGACGACGACCCCTCAGCAAAAAGTATCGCAAGTGAAATTTTTCGGTGGTAGCAATGTAGAAGTTGTTTTAATTGGTGATACGTTTGATGCGTCCGCAACTGCGGCAAAAGAATTCGCGGCAGAACACGGCCAAACTTTTATCCCGCCGTTTGATGATCCTGATATTATTGCTGGGCAAGGATCGCTTGCTGTGGAGATGGTGAAAGATTTAAATAAAGCACACGAGCAAGCGGATTATGTTTTTGCTGGTATTGGCGGTGGTGGCTTGATTAGCGGCGTCGCAACGTATCTCAAAGCGAAAAGCCCAATTACCAAAATCATTGGAGTCGAGCCAGCTGGTGCCCCTTCGATGACAGAAGCTTTAAGACAAAATCAAGTCGTAACACTAGATAAGATCGATAAATTTGTTGATGGTGCTGCGGTAAAAGAAGTTGGAAGTTTAACGTTTCAACATGCGAAATTGTTAGTGGATGAAGTGACGACCGTTTCTGAAGGTGCTGTTTGTTCCACGATTTTGGATATGTATACGAAGCAAGCGATTGTTGCCGAACCAGCTGGTGCTCTTTCTGTCGCTGCACTTGAAACCTATCGGGAAGAAATTAAAGATAAGACGGTCGTTTGCATCGTGAGTGGTGGCAATAACGACATTAACCGGATGCAAGAAATTGAAGAGCGCTCCCTACTCCACGA
This portion of the Listeria cossartiae subsp. cossartiae genome encodes:
- the ilvD gene encoding dihydroxy-acid dehydratase, which encodes MRSDKIKKGVEQAPARSLLHATGQIKSPGDMDKPFIAICNSYIDIVPGHVHLRELADVAKEAIREAGGIPFEFNTIGVDDGIAMGHIGMRYSLPSREVIADAAETVINAHWFDGVFYIPNCDKITPGMLLASVRTNVPAIFCSGGPMKAGLSAHGKALTLSSVFEAVGAFKDGSMSQEDFLDMEANACPTCGSCAGMFTANSMNCLMEILGMAVPGNGTTLAVSDARRDLIRESAFHLMDLVKKDIRPRDIITKDAIDDAFALDMAMGGSTNTVLHTLALANEAGIEDYDLERINDIAKRVPYLSKIAPSSSYSMHDVHEAGGVSAIVKELVDLGGAIHPDRITVTGKTIRENVADAKINNTDVIHPKENPYSPVGGLSMLFGNIAPKGAAIKVGGVDPSVQVFKGEAICFSSHDEAVEAIDNHTVREGHVVVIRYEGPKGGPGMPEMLAPTSSIVGRGLGKDVALITDGRFSGATRGIAVGHISPEAAAGGPIALVHDGDIITIDLPNRTLNVDVPDEVLEERRKELPKFKAKVKTGYLARYTALVTSAHTGGILQIPEDLID
- the ilvB gene encoding biosynthetic-type acetolactate synthase large subunit, whose product is MIDTTKTNEKATKKQNKSGAELLIDSLKKQQVEMIFGYPGGAVLPLYDAFYDCDIPHILTRHEQGAIHAAEGYARVTGKPGVVVVTSGPGATNVLTGIADAMSDSIPLVIFTGQVHTPGIGKDAFQEADMIGLTIPITKYNYQVRDVRDLPKIVNEAFHIASTGRKGPVVVDIPKDMGIIQTESVRPDTIDLPGYQPTYSPNPLQLEKLMQSLSAASKPLILAGAGVNHARATAELLEFAERYQIPIVNTLLGLGSFPQSHDLFLGMGGMHGSYAANMALTDCDLLINFGSRFDDRLASAPKEFATKATIAHIDIDPAEIGKIIETQIPIVADINETLTQLLQMELPVHPDTSHWYKLNMTRKNRHPFNFDRTKKAEIKPQRVIELIGEITQGEALVSTDVGQHQMWAAQFYPFQFDHQIITSGGLGTMGFGFPAAVGAQLAFPDKTVVAIVGDGGFQMTNQELAILNDYQINVKTVIINNGSLGMVRQWQEKFHGERYSHSIFTSQPDFVKLSEAYGVKGVRLTNPETLEKDLRKAFAHPGPIVIDVHVAKDELVLPMVPSGKPNHQMEGVE
- the leuC gene encoding 3-isopropylmalate dehydratase large subunit, producing MGKTLFDKLWNRHVIYGKEGEPQLLYVDLHLIHEVTSPQAFEGLRMENRPLRRPDKTFATMDHNVPTEDIFNIQDLVAKKQIEALQTNCAEFGVTLADMGSDRQGIVHMVGPETGLTQPGKVIVCGDSHTATHGAFGAIGFGIGSSEVEHVFATQTIWQQKPKSMGIEINGKLPKGVYAKDIILHLIATYGVAFGTGYAVEYYGDTIRNMSMEERMTICNMAIEGGAKMGMMAPDETTFEYVRGREYAPADMDKAISDWKTLQTDPDAEYDLHIQMDASILEPYVTWGTNPEMGVPFSKAFPEIKDMNYERAYEYMGLKPGQTAEQIELGYVFIGSCTNARLSDLEEAARIVKGNKVKNNIRALVVPGSRQVRNAAESIGLDKIFIEAGFEWREPGCSMCLGMNPDQVPDGVHCASTSNRNFEGRQGKGARTHLVSPAMAAAAAINGHFIDIRKEAVISGGN
- the leuB gene encoding 3-isopropylmalate dehydrogenase, whose product is MTYKITSLAGDGIGPEIMTSGLQVLEAVAKKYNHTFEIESHPFGGAGIDAAHDPIPPSTLKACQDADAILLGAIGGPKWDNAPKRPEDGLLALRKALGLFANIRPIQVPSSITHLSPLKKEIVENTDFVVVRELTGGLYFGEPKHWDESAAVDSLTYTRAEIERIIEKAFEIAATRNKKVTSVDKANVLASSKLWRKIAEEVASRHPDITLEHLYIDAAAMLMIQRPTTFDVIVTENLFGDILSDEASVITGSLGMLPSASHAENGPSLYEPIHGSAPDIAKQNIANPMSMISSVSMMLRQSFSLFEEADAIDAATAKTMQAGFLTADLGGNTSTTDFTNEVLKQIEGGE
- the leuD gene encoding 3-isopropylmalate dehydratase small subunit, giving the protein MEEIKVHIGKTVALMNDNIDTDQIIPKSFLKRIERTGFGEFLFDSWRYLPNRKPNPDFPLNAPDRQEATILITGDNFGCGSSREHAAWALLDYRFRVIIAGSYSDIFYMNCTKNGVLPIVLPREAREKLAQIAAEENVTIDLPNQQVISSVGTYPFEIDATWKNKFINGLDDIAITFEHIDAIKAYEQKVDSI
- a CDS encoding 2-isopropylmalate synthase: MKKIQFFDTTLRDGEQTPGVNFDVKEKIQIALQLEKLGIDVIEAGFPISSPGDFECVKAIAKAIKHCSVTGLARCVEGDIDRAEEALKDAVSPQIHIFLATSDVHMEYKLKMSRAEVLASIKHHISYARQKFEVVQFSPEDATRSDRAFLIEAVQTAIDAGATVINIPDTVGYTNPTEFGQLFQDLRREIKQFDDIIFASHCHDDLGMATANALAAIENGARRVEGTINGIGERAGNTALEEVAVALHIRKDFYQAETNIVLNQFKNSSDLISRLSGMPVPRNKAVIGGNAYAHESGIHQDGVLKNPDTYEIITPALVGVDKNSLPLGKLSGKHAFNTRMEEMGYTLTEQEQKDAFKRFKQLADAKKEVTEEDLHALILGQSSESADDFELKHLQVQYVTGGVQGAIVRIEERDGALIEDAATGSGSIEAIYNTINRLMKQDIELTDYRIQAITAGQDAQAEVHVVIKNDKGAEFHGIGIDFDVLTASAKAYLQASGKSKTASKQADFEEVK
- the ilvC gene encoding ketol-acid reductoisomerase encodes the protein MTKVYYEDAVKNNALEGKTVAVIGYGSQGHAHSQNLRDNGNNVIIGIREGKSAESARNDGFDVYSVSEAADKADVIMILLPDETQGETYENEIKPNLKAGNALVFAHGFNIHFDVINPPSDVDVFLVAPKGPGHLVRRTFVEGGAVPSLFAIYQDATGNARDTALSYAKGIGATRAGVIETTFKEETETDLFGEQAVLCGGATHLIQAGFETLVEAGYQPELAYFEVLHEMKLIVDLMYEGGMEKMRHSISNTAEYGDYVSGPRVVTADTKKAMKEVLTDIQNGNFAKSFIDDNKNGFKEFHRMRKEQQGHQIEKVGAELREMMPFVKPQH
- a CDS encoding GNAT family N-acetyltransferase, whose translation is MDNLETDRLILINYTLEMIQATINGTEALEKASGYHVSPDWPGIDFFFYLPYVLENVKKDDRMIKWTRLVVLKQENKIIGEIGGQGNPDETGEIEIGYSIVPDYQNKGYMSEALIEMIAWLKEQPEINRIFARSYEQNGASIQVLKHNHFVHIEEKDTEERQGRVMMWEYPIKQT
- the ilvN gene encoding acetolactate synthase small subunit gives rise to the protein MRRIITATVNNSSGVLNRITGVISRRQYNIDSISVGWTEIPNVSRITIVVHVDSLYEIEQVTKQLNKQIDVLKVSDITDDAHIERELALLKINSPAALRSELNAVIEPFRATVIDVGTKNVVIQVTGTSEKIDAFVDTVRPYGIKQMARTGVTGFTRSPKKMG